The genomic stretch TTGTTTTCCAATTTGATTAACGAGCTTTTTCTCTATGAATCTTGGGATTTCCATTGGTATAAATATTAATTAGGCTGGTTGACCAGCGCAATTTACATTAATTAGGCTGGTTGACCAGCGCAATTTACATTAATTAGGCGGTTAGTACTGCTTTGCCGAGAATTTTCATTTTATAAGACAAGAAGTAAGCTTCGTTTTCCTATGCCTAATTTTCTCCCATACCATTTTTATGAAATAGAAATTCATGGGGAAGGATCTTTTACGTAAACAGAAATAGCCATCTTATTTTTTGGTCAATTTCACCCTGAAATTTATTTCTCAAATGTCATCCCCCCAAACAACACTTTTACTTAACCCAGCATTGTATGAAATAATAAGTTAATTCTCCCTCATGACTGTTTGCCAGGTTGATAGTTGACCACGACAAAATTGATCTTGAAGCAGTCGGAAAAACTGGTATAAAGCAATTTGTATCCGTCTAATTTTTGGTCATTGTCTGATAATTAACTATTTTTTGAAAGTCTGTCATTTCCGGGAGCCAAAAAACAATTGATTTGTTGGCGTCACGGGAAAGGCTGATGCTCTCATTTATATTTAAACCCTTTAACCTAAAAAATCATGAATTTTAAGAAATTATCATTGCTCTGCTGTGTCTTAATGGTAGCAGGCATGACAGCTTATGCACAAAGCGACATCACAGGAAAATGGAAAACTACTTTAGCTGGCCCTCAAGGTGAAATGGAATTGACGTTCAACTATAAAGTCGATAATGGAACATTGACAGGTACGATAGCAAGTCAAATGGGTGAGATTCCCTTGGAAAACGGGAAAGTAGAAGCGAGTAAATTCAGCTATGACTTTGCTGTTCAGGATATGACGATTTCACACACTGGAGAGCTTATTTCTGAGGATGAGCTTAAAGTCGTATCTCAGCGCGGGGAAATGAAGCTTACCCGGGTAAAGGAGTAAAATAGTTATTATTTCCAGCACTCTATTTTAGCGGATAACCTGTTGAAATAGAGTGCTTTTTTTATAGTGTGGGTGCAATCAGAAAGTTTCACATGGGCTAAAAATTAGCCTTTTAGGTGGTTTTATCTATTTTTGGAATGGTATTCTAAATAATTCAATGGCAAATAAAAAAGCTAAGGCTATACTCAACTGGAGCGGAGGTAAGGATTCCGCACTTACACTTTACAAACTACAACAGTCCGAAGACTTTGAGATCGAATGTTTGCTGACCAGTATCAGTGAGAAATATCAGCGGATTTCCATGCATGGAGTTCGTTCGGAATTGCTGGAAATACAGGCAAAAAGTGTAGGGATTCCCTTGGTGAAAATGGAGATTCCTGACATGCCGACAATGGAAGTATATGAGCAGACGATGCGAGAAACCCTTTCAGAGTTGAAAAATCAAGGAGTTACAGCATCTGTTTTTGGGGATATTTTTCTGGAAGATCTAAGAACATATCGGGGAAATAAACTGGCAGAGTTGGATTTATTAGGTGTTTTCCCGCTGTGGAAGCAATCCACTGAGCTGCTGATCCGGGAGTTCTTGGATCTGGGGTTTAAAACGATCACTACCTGCGTAAATGAGAAATATTTGGATAAAAGTTTTGTGGGTAGAGTAATTGACGAAGATTTTCTGAAAGACTTTCCTTCAGGTGTTGATCCCTGCGGAGAAAATGGTGAGTTCCACACCTTTGTCTTTGACGGGCCGATTTTTACCAAGCCTATTGAATTTGAAAAGGGAGAAGTGGTCTTACGGAAATATGAGGCACCTAAAACCGAAGATGAGACAGATCAGTGTTTTTCAAAGGAGAAAGAAGATCCTACAAAATATGGATTCTGGTATTGTGATCTGATTCCGGTATAACAGGTTATTTTTCTATGTCCCCCACTCTTACCCCCAACGTGAGTTCCAAAGAGATTTCCTGACCGATTTCGGCCTCAATTTCTTGTCTGATTTCTTTAAAATCCTGTTCATCCAGGGCTTTCTCTGAAAGAATAGTGACTGACAACTTCAGTGGTTGCATACGGAGCACCTTTACCTCCCGAAGCAGTCCATGAGGAATCTCCTTTCCACTTAGGTCTTGGATTATTTTGTTTTCCTTCACGATCTCATTGAAGCTCAATCCCAGCGGAAGGGCGATGGCCAAGAGAATGCCCAAGCTGATCAGCAATCCTCTTTTGGCAAGACGAAACGGGCTAAATCCCAGGATAAGAAAGGTCAGGGCTGCGGCCATTACGATTCCTGCCAGATTTGTTCCCAGCAAAAGCATTGCTCCCCAAAACACACTCCAGTCTGCCCAGCCTATGCCTATCCCCGCAACTGCAAGTGGAGGGACTAAGGCTACGGAGATAGCTACTCCGGCCAGGGTTTTGGAGATTTCTTCTTTTGAATACGCATATGCTCCGGCGATCCCTGAAGCTACAGCTATTCCCAGGTCTAACAGATTTGGCCGTATTCTGGCGGTTATTTGGTTGTTTAACACCTCAAGAGGCGTAATCCAGGTAATCAGGATTGAGAATATCAACCCCAGGATGATTCCCCAGAAAATCGTCAGCATACTATTTCGGACCAGCGGACTATCTTGTCTTAAGGCTCCCATTGCCAGGGAAATAATAGGGCCCATAAGGGGGGCCAAGATCATTGCTCCGATCACCACAGGAGCAGAGTCCCCAAAGAGCCCGAATGTTGCTATCATGGTGGACAAGGCCATCAATACCAAGTAGCTCGAACTGGTTTTTGAATTCTGCCGAAGCATGGAGAATAATTCCTTGAATTCTTCAGTAGTGGCATGGCGTACCCATGGCAGGTAAGAATGCAGAAGCTCTGTTTTCAGCCTACCCACCGGCAGCGATTTAATATTGATTTCTGCTGGCCCTTCTTTTTCCGCACTGCCCATGATAGATGAACCAGGAAGTACTTTGAGTTTTTCGTCCACCAGATTAATAATGAGTTCATTCGCTTTGCCCTCTTCTCCATCTATGGCATATTCCATAGCTTCTGAAGATGAAATCACTGCTTCATGTGTGGATAGGTAACCTACGAAGTGGGGGAGGGTGCCCCCTTTCATAGGGATGAACAAATGCTGGATGCCAAACTGAATCAATGCAAAAAGGCTTTTTGGAGCCAAAATCAACAGGTGCACCCGCCCATCGTCAAGACCGGATTCCTGGATTATCCGGCG from Algoriphagus sp. NG3 encodes the following:
- a CDS encoding diphthine--ammonia ligase, translated to MANKKAKAILNWSGGKDSALTLYKLQQSEDFEIECLLTSISEKYQRISMHGVRSELLEIQAKSVGIPLVKMEIPDMPTMEVYEQTMRETLSELKNQGVTASVFGDIFLEDLRTYRGNKLAELDLLGVFPLWKQSTELLIREFLDLGFKTITTCVNEKYLDKSFVGRVIDEDFLKDFPSGVDPCGENGEFHTFVFDGPIFTKPIEFEKGEVVLRKYEAPKTEDETDQCFSKEKEDPTKYGFWYCDLIPV
- a CDS encoding TIGR00341 family protein — protein: MKQITFVYDPETEQEKLEELLGRLDPKPDEHVSFTKLSVAHYSRGHWLACSLPDSQLKELFEKLKGSEVNVGILPHPKMVGGKKGFGISSSFEKAWEEIQEAEDIPKMDLMQVNKELTFNSLVVGNSLSILYSNGSTGFVDGIRTRFSQLVNLFRRVKLKAYTITYKNKNNEDLTINTAAMGILAVAHCESNLIFRRIIQESGLDDGRVHLLILAPKSLFALIQFGIQHLFIPMKGGTLPHFVGYLSTHEAVISSSEAMEYAIDGEEGKANELIINLVDEKLKVLPGSSIMGSAEKEGPAEINIKSLPVGRLKTELLHSYLPWVRHATTEEFKELFSMLRQNSKTSSSYLVLMALSTMIATFGLFGDSAPVVIGAMILAPLMGPIISLAMGALRQDSPLVRNSMLTIFWGIILGLIFSILITWITPLEVLNNQITARIRPNLLDLGIAVASGIAGAYAYSKEEISKTLAGVAISVALVPPLAVAGIGIGWADWSVFWGAMLLLGTNLAGIVMAAALTFLILGFSPFRLAKRGLLISLGILLAIALPLGLSFNEIVKENKIIQDLSGKEIPHGLLREVKVLRMQPLKLSVTILSEKALDEQDFKEIRQEIEAEIGQEISLELTLGVRVGDIEK